The Triplophysa rosa linkage group LG3, Trosa_1v2, whole genome shotgun sequence genome has a segment encoding these proteins:
- the man2c1 gene encoding alpha-mannosidase 2C1, with product MYHQPVLKNRRTLLERADKFISDVYFTDCNLRGRLFGETHPVQSISVFKCQKRISYSEAIQQNFEPCKVGDAFGPTWWTCWFKVTLKIPDVWRGREVHLRWESDGEGMVWRDQRPVQGLTKEGEKTSYVLTKCLKDNEPHSIDLYVELACNGLFGAGQGSMIAAPDPNRKFTLQKAELVVFNRDVRELLTDFEMLVDIVKLLGEGEQRGYQALFTANEMVNLCDPADPSSFASARSLAQNFFSQKNGESQHVVHAMGHCHIDTAWLWPYEETIRKCARSWVTVIRLMEKNPEFVFTCSQAQQFEWVKSWYPDLFSEIKHFVQKGRFIPVGGTWVEMDGNLPSGESMVRQFLHGQNFFKEEFGQYCKEFWLPDTFGYSAQLPQIMKGCGITRFLTQKLSWNLVNTFPHSTFFWEGIDGAQVLTHFPPGNSYEMKGKVEDLINTVKNNKDKGRANHSAVLFGFGDGGGGPTQLMIDRLERVRDTDGLPKVQVSSPDLLFSQLESDSALLCTWVGELFLELHNGTYTTQAKIKLGNRQCEALLHDIEVASCLALCRRENFTYPACKLQELWRLLLLNQFHDVIPGSCIEMVVEDALTYYDEIRTTGFKLLLAACESLRSDPAHTTSSNMAVLNTLPWERTEVVSLPGEELKTRLALVRVPSVGVSPVTDTAESVPPVSVTTMDDGSIQMENGLLKAVIDRAGRLISVLLAQTNREAISEGCFANQFTLFDDVPLYWDAWDVMDYHLQTRKPVIDIIEPAKVVSSGGIRGSVTFSLRISNKSTITQEIILDACCPYIKFNTQVDWEEAHKFLKVEFPVQVRNPSATYEIQFGHLQRPTHRNTSWDWARFEVWAHKWADLSEYGFGVALLNNCKYGYSIHQNIMTMSLLRAPKSPDANADMGCHQFTYALMPHTGTFQESSVIQSAYNLNFPLRPYNAVISESWSAFSVTSPAVILETIKQAEGKKNALLVRLYESHGSSVTAILSTSLPVKEAWHCDLLERPDPSIPVSKTASGISLTFKPFQIRSLLLILQ from the exons ATGTACCATCAACCAGTACTGAAGAACAGGCGAACTCTACTGGAGCGAGCGGATAAATTTATCTCGGATGTATATTTCACAGACTGCAATCTCAGAGGAAG gtTGTTTGGAGAGACTCATCCAGTCCAGTCCATATCTGTGTTTAAATGTCAGAAGCGCATCTCATACTCGGAGGCAATTCAGCAAAACTTTGAACCCTGTAAAGTTGGTGACGCATTCGGACCCAC GTGGTGGACATGCTGGTTCAAAGTGACCCTGAAGATCCCTGATGtgtggagagggagagaggtaCATTTGAGATGGGAGAGCGACGGAGAGGGAATGGTGTGGCGGGATCAACGTCCGGTTCAG GGGTTGACCAAAGAAGGCGAGAAGACTAGTTATGTTCTGACTAAGTGCTTGAAGGACAATGAACCTCATAG CATTGATCTCTATGTTGAACTGGCATGTAATGGACTCTTTGGAGCTGGGCAAGGCTCCATGATAGCAGCCCCAGACCCAAACAGGAAGTTCACCCTCCAGAAGGCGGAGCTTGTCGTTTTCAATCGGGATGTGAGGGAGCTTCTCACTGACTTTGAGATGCTTGTGGATATCGTcaag TTGCTAGGGGAAGGAGAACAGCGTGGATACCAGGCCCTGTTCACAGCCAATGAGATGGTGAATCTGTGTGACCCAGCCGATCCCAGTTCATTTGCTTCTGCTCGGAGTCTAgctcagaattttttttctcagaAAAATGGTGAAAGCCAACACGTGGTGCATGCCATGGGTCACTGTCATATTGACACCG CGTGGCTGTGGCCGTATGAAGAGACTATCAGAAAATGTGCTCGCAGCTGGGTCACTGTCATCAGACTGATGGAGAAGAACCCGGAGTTTGTCTTCACATGCTCACAG gcacAACAGTTTGAATGGGTGAAAAGCTGGTACCCCGATCTGTTCTCGGAGATCAAGCACTTTGTTCAGAAAGGCAGATTTATTCCAGTTGGAGGTACATGGGTAGAGATG gatGGAAATTTGCCATCTGGGGAATCAATGGTCAGACAGTTTCTACATGGCCAGAATTTCTTTAAGGAAGAATTCGGACAATATTGCAAAGAG TTCTGGTTGCCAGACACATTCGGTTACTCCGCTCAGCTCCCTCAGATCATGAAAGGCTGTGGAATCACGCGATTTCTCACTCAGAAGCTGAGCTGGAACCTTGTTAACACATTTCCG CACAGCACATTCTTTTGGGAGGGCATTGACGGCGCGCAAGTCCTCACTCACTTTCCTCCTGGTAACTCTTATGAGATGAAGGGCAAAGTGGAAGAT CTGATCAACACCGTGAAGAACAACAAAGATAAGGGCCGAGCCAATCACAGCGCGGTACTGTTTGGTTTTGGAGACGGGGGCGGCGGCCCCACACAGCTGATGATTGACCGTCTGGAACGTGTGCGGGATACAGACGGCCTCCCAAA GGTTCAGGTGTCCAGTCCTGATCTCCTGTTCTCTCAGCTGGAGTCAGACTCGGCCCTCTTGTGTACGTGGGTTGGCGAGCTCTTCCTCGAACTGCACAATGGCACATATACCACCCAAGCAAAG ATAAAGTTAGGAAATCGGCAGTGCGAAGCACTTCTTCATGATATAGAGGTGGCCAGCTGTCTGGCTTTGTGCAGGAGGGAGAACTTCACATACCCCGCATGCAAACTTCAAGAACTGTGGAG ATTGCTTCTACTCAACCAGTTTCATGATGTTATTCCTGGAAGCTGTATTGAGATGGTTGTTGAGGATGCATTGACGTACTATGACG AGATACGCACCACAGGGTTCAAACTTCTTCTCGCCGCGTGTGAGTCACTGCGCTCTGATCCCGCTCACACAACATCGTCCAACATGGCTGTGCTTAACACTTTGCCTTGGGAGAGAACCGAGGTCGTGTCACTACCAGGGGAGGAACTCAAAACAAGATTAG CTTTGGTGCGAGTTCCAAGCGTGGGGGTGTCTCCAGTAACAGACACAGCCGAGTCTGTCCCTCCTGTTTCTGTCACAACAATG GACGATGGGAGCATTCAGATGGAGAATGGCCTTTTGAAGGCGGTGATAGACAGAGCGGGTCGATTGATATCTGTGCTTTTAGCGCAGACAAACAG GGAAGCCATATCAGAAGGTTGCTTCGCGAATCAGTTCACTTTGTTTGATGATGTACCTCTGTACTGGGATGCTTGGGATGTGATGGACTATCACCTTCAGACAAG GAAGCCTGTAATTGACATCATCGAACCTGCCAAAGTGGTGAGCTCAGGAGGAATCCGAGGAAGCGTTACCTTCTCACTGAGAATCAGTAACAAGAGCACGATTACACAAGAGATCATCCTGGATGCTTGCTGTCCCTATATCAAATTTAACACACAG GTGGACTGGGAAGAAGCACACAAGTTTTTAAAAGTGGAGTTCCCCGTGCAGGTGCGCAACCCCAGCGCTACCTATGAGATCCAGTTTGGACACCTGCAGAGGCCTACGCATAGAAACACCTCATGGGATTGGGCTCGCTTTGAG GTGTGGGCACACAAATGGGCGGATCTGTCTGAGTACGGGTTTGGCGTGGCTCTTCTCAACAACTGTAAATATGGTTACTCCATCCATCAAAACATCATGACCATGTCCTT GCTTCGTGCCCCAAAATCCCCAGATGCCAACGCAGACATGGGCTGTCATCAGTTCACCTATGCGTTAATGCCACACACAG GCACCTTCCAGGAATCTTCAGTTATACAGTCTGCTTATAACCTCAACTTCCCACTCCGCCCATATAATGCTGTCATTTCTGAATCCTGGAGCGCGTTCTCTGTAACCTCGCCTGCGGTCATCCTGGAGACCATCAAACAG GCGGAAGGAAAGAAGAATGCCCTTCTTGTACGCCTGTACGAGTCTCACGGAAGCTCTGTGACGGCCATTCTGTCCACTTCCCTGCCCGTGAAAGAGGCCTGGCA TTGTGATCTCCTGGAGCGACCTGATCCCAGTATTCCCGTCTCAAAGACGGCCTCTGGAATATCCTTAACGTTCAAACCCTTCCAGATCAGATCTCTTCTCTTAATTTTACAGTGA
- the commd4 gene encoding COMM domain-containing protein 4, whose protein sequence is MRFRFCGDLDCPDWVLAEISTLARVSSVKMKLLCVQVIKDLLDEGIDYDKVSKLTSDAKFESGDIKASIGVLSFILSSAAKHDVDGESLSSELQQLGLPKEHTTGLCKSYEDKHNALQEKLRESSLRLGHLEAVNWRVDYTLSSSELKKVNEPTVQLRLQAQNPETDSTETTVVSITADKFRVLLTELKQAQTIMNSLQ, encoded by the exons atg CGGTTCCGATTTTGTGGAGATCTGGACTGTCCCGACTGGGTCCTTGCAGAAATAAGCACCCTAGCAAGAGTA TCTAGTGTCAAGATGAAACTTCTCTGCGTGCAAGTCATTAAAGATCTTCTTGATGAGGGCATCGAT TATGACAAAGTTTCAAAACTGACGTCAGACGCCAAATTTG AGAGTGGAGATATCAAAGCCAGTATTGGCGTCCTGAGTTTTATTTTGTCTAGTGCTGCAAAGCATGATGTAGATGGTGAATCTCTCTCTAGTGAACTACAGCAACTTGGCCTACCCAAAG AGCACACCACAGGATTGTGTAAATCATATGAGGATAAGCACAATGCTCTACAGGAGAAGCTAAGAGAGAGCAGTCTACGCT TGGGTCATCTAGAAGCGGTGAACTGGAGGGTGGATTACACCCTGAGCTCCAGTGAATTAAAGAAAGTCAATGAGCCCACCGTTCAGCTCAGGCTTCAGGCACAGAACCCAGAGACCGACTCAACAGAGACCACTGTTGTCTCAATCACAGCTGACAAGTTCAGAGTACTGTTAACAG aacTCAAACAAGCACAGACTATCATGAATTCACTGCAGTGA
- the neil1 gene encoding endonuclease 8-like 1 → MPEGPELHLASLFVNRVCEGVVFTGPVEKSDVSKCPEVPFCCDAYRIKAQSRGKETRLTLTPIKNDDDEKSKVDQNQSQQPVDVVFRFGMSGFFRFTTVDELPKHAHLRFYTNETPRKALSFVDPRRFGGWQPNGSWQADRGPCIIFEYQSFRENVLSNLSDKAFDRPICEALLNQKYFNGVGNYLRAEILYRSRIPPFVNARTVLQGLELKDEDKKKVKAETAITETADTIKIETETPDLLSLCHTVPLEVVKLGGKGYDPQTSDYSTIIAWMQCYGVDGMKSIRDRNGRTMWFKGDPGPMAPKDFKSPKGGKRKVQQRDHDYTDSKKAKKNRTGDGANKKPVKQKEIKNIKEETKTSRSQRGSKRQKNDEKAIDAEETKRPNARKRSGTAGTKGQNKKQANKTKNRSATCRKSTTKEKPKRKSSRGRNT, encoded by the exons ATGCCAGAGGGTCCTGAGCTCCATTTGGCCAGCCTGTTCGTCAACAGGGTATGTGAGGGTGTTGTGTTTACTGGTCCTGTGGAGAAATCTGATGTAAGCAAATGTCCCGAGGTGCCGTTCTGCTGCGACGCTTATCGCATCAAAGCCCAGTCCAGAGGAAAAGAGACACGCCTCACGCTCACGCCCATAAAAAACGATGACGACGAAAAAAGCAAGGTTGATCAAAATCAATCCCAGCAGCCCGTGGATGTGGTTTTCCGGTTTGGAATGTCAGGGTTTTTCCGCTTCACCACGGTGGATGAACTTCCGAAACACGCCCACCTGCGGTTCTACACTAATGAGACCCCACGCAAAGCTCTGAGTTTTGTGGATCCGCGCAGATTTGGAGGCTGGCAACCAAATGGAAGCTGGCAAGCAGACAGGGGACCCTGTATCATATTTGAATACCAAAGCTTCAG agAGAATGTTCTTTCAAATCTGTCTGACAAGGCGTTTGACAGGCCCATCTGTGAAGCGCTCTTAAATCAGAAGTATTTCAACGGGGTTGGAAACTATCTTCGAGCAGAAATTTTGTACAG ATCACGAATCCCCCCGTTCGTGAATGCCAGGACAGTACTGCAGGGACTCGAGCTAAAAGACGAAGATAAAAAGAAGGTCAAAGCGGAAACTGCAATTACCGAG ACCGCAGATACAATAAAGATTGAGACCGAGACCCCGGatcttctctctctgtgtcacACGGTTCCATTAGAGGTGGTCAAACTGG GTGGAAAAGGTTATGACCCCCAAACATCAGACTATTCAACCATTATAGCCTGGATGCAATGTTACGGTGTGGATGGAATGAAATCAATAAGAGACCGCAACGGACGGACAATGTGGTTTAAA GGTGATCCTGGTCCTATGGCCCCCAAAG ATTTCAAATCTCCCAAAGGAGGAAAAAGGAAAGTACAGCAGCGTGATCATGATTACACGGATTCAAAG AAAGCCAAGAAGAACCGCACAGGCGACGGCGCAAATAAAAAGCCTGTTAAGCAAAAGGAGATCAAAAATATAAAGGAGGAAACAAAAACATCCAGGTCACAGCGTGGctcaaaaagacagaaaaacgaTGAAAAGGCGATTGACGCAGAAGAAACCAAAAGACCAAACGCACGCAAAAGGAGCGGCACAGCAG GAACTAAAGGCCAAAATAAGAAGCAagcaaataaaaccaaaaatagaTCTGCCACCTGCAGGAAAAGCACCACAAAAG AAAAGCCAAAGCGGAAAAGCAGCCGAGGTCGTAACACATGA